The nucleotide sequence TCGCGCATCGAATGAGTCAGGCCTTCCTTGATCCCCAATATGCAGTCAGGAAAGCGCTCTCGGAAGGCAGAGACCACTGCCACGGTGTGGCGCCGGGAAATACTGGGAGGAAGCCCGACCACTACCTTGCCAGACAATGTGTCGCGTTGTTCGCGCAGGTCTTCACGCGCCACCTGCACCTGCCGCAAGATGCCTTTGCCATGATCGAACAAGCGTTGCCCGGAAGCGGTCAGTAAGACGCCTCGGCCATTTCGCAAGAGCAGATGCTCCTGCAGTTCGACCTCAAGCTGCCTGACCTGACGGCTAACGACCGACTGAGAGATGTTCAGTACGGCGGCGGCCTTGGTGAAGCTTCCGAACTCGGCCACCCGTACGAAACATTCGAGCTGTTTTAGATCCATGAATGCGACTCTGGGAAAAAGGCTATGTTACCGCTTTTCCCGGACAGTGCTTTCATGAGCGATTGGACTGCCATACACCGTGTCGATCAGGTTTATCCAGTCGAATGGCTCAAGGTGTGAGTAATCAATATCGGCATCAAGCATGGCATCGACGAGCCCGAGCTGAGCGCTGACGATGGCTTGGCTCATGTTCGGAACCACGTCGACGTCGCGAGCGGTTTTTGCGACCTCTTTCATTTCCTCTGCGCGACGCCGACCGTGCTCGGCCACGCGACTGATCAAGTAGTGGGGTAGGGCGCCGTCCCAACCCATCTGCGGAAAACTCTGGTGCAGTGACGCCAGCACCTCACCCTCGGCATGGTACTGGCGAGCGGTACTCAGACATTCAGTGGTGAGTGCTTCCAGGCCTTTGATCATGATGCTTCGACACATCTTTATCGCTGACGCTACGCCAATCACATTAGCCACTACCCGCACGTTCATGCCTAGCCCGCTTAATCGTTCAGCGACCAAGGTGGCGTGTTGGCCGCCTAACAGGATGGGTGTTTTCAAGCGTTGTGGTGGTACCGGCGCCATGACTGCGGCATCAATGTAATCGACGCCATGCAGCTCCATCGCTTTGGCTGCTGCCCGCTTCGTAGAGGGCGCCACCGAGTTGATGTCGATAAACAGTTGTCCGGGCTTCATCAGTGGCGCCGCGTTCAGTGCGACTTCGAGTGCGTTATCCGCTGTGACGGCTGAAATGATCCACTCGCCAAGCGCTGTCGCTTGAGCCGCACCCTCGCACAGTTGAACGCCACACCGCTGGGCTTTTTCATGCAGCGCGGCTCGTTTGGCCGGGTCTTCAAGGAGTCGATCATAGGCGTAGATCCTCACGCCCTGTGCTGCAAGATCCTCGCCCAGAATGGCACCGGCTTCGCCGAAGCCGATCATAGATACGGTCGTGGTCATTACGATTTCACCGTTTTTTGCCAGACGTCGCCAGGAATGAGCACGTTGCCTTCGAACAACAGCCGTGCCGTGCGCACCAACCCGCAACCGGCTAACTGACCGTCAATTACACGCAGCTCCACCGTGAACTCGCCGGTTGGATGCTCGACAGACAATTGGACTCGATCACCTGCTTCTACTTGGGCCAAACTGCTCGCGACTGTCCCTTGAATCAGGCAGGCAGAGGCGACACTGACAGCGCCGAACACCCCTATAGATGTGTGACAGCGGTGAGGAATGAAGGTACGGCTGCCAATAGCGCCTCCGTTGCGGGGGGCTGCTATCAGGGACATTTTCGGTACTGTGCGATCGCGCACATCCCCCAGATTCATCAACGGGCCCGCCTGCAGCCGGATCGATTCCAGCAACGCTTTGAGCGCCATGTTGGCGTCCAGTTGCTCGGGGTTTTCATCGCCCGTGCACCCCACATCAGTCGCCCTGATCAGCACAACAGGCATTCCATTGTCGATACACGTCACTTCAATGCCATCGAAGCGGTCAATGGCATTTCCGGTAGGCAAGAGCGCTCCGCAACTGGAGCCGGCAATGTCTTCGAACTCGACAATCAGAGGAGCACTGGTGCCAGGAACTCCATCGATGCGGGTATCCCCTGCGTACTCGACGATGCGACCTGGTGTGCGGACGTTAGCCACGGCGATCTGGCCGGTGTTCATCATGAAAATCCGTACGGTCGTCAGCGATTCGTCTGCGCTGATCAGCTCTCGCTCGATTGAAAAGGGGCCGACGCCGGCAAGGATGTTTCCGCAATTCTGGCCGTAATCAACTTGAGCGTGTTCGACTGAAACCTGAGCAAACAGATAATCGACATCAGCATCCGGGCGATCTGAACGGCTGATGATGGCGACCTTGCTGGTCAGCGAATTTGCTCCCCCGATGCCATCTATCTGGCGTGCATCGGGTGAGCCCATGACGGCCAGTAATACTTGATCACGCAGCTTACCTTCAGGCGGCAGATCGTCAGCCAGGAAGTAAGCGCCCTTGGATGTACCTCCACGCATCATGAGGCACGGAATTCGGGTCTGGCGCATGAAGGTCATCCTTGCAGGTCTGTGAGGCTGTCGTAGTAAGTCAGGCCCCGGTCGACGAGCTTCTGACGCATCTCATAGATATCCAGCCCCAATTCGCCGGATGCCAGGCGCACCCGTTTCTGCTCTTCGATTCGAGCGCGTTTTCGGCTGGTTTCAAACACGCCGGGTAACTCTTCGCGGCGAACAATGACCACGCCGTCATCGTCAGCCACTACGACGTCACCGGGCTCGACCAACTGGCCGGCGCAGATGATCGGTATGTTGACCGAGCCCAGGGTTTCCTTGACCGTGCCTTGGGCATGAACCGCTCGCGACCATACCTTGAAGCCCATGTCCCGCAGCGTCCGGGTATCGCGTACCCCGGCGTCAATGATCAGGGCCCGTACCCCTCGGGCCATCAACGAGGTGGCGAGCAAGTCGCCAAAGTAGCCATCGGTGCATGGCGACGATGTCGCGACCACCAGAATGTCGTCGGGTTGGCACTGTTCGACGGCTACGTGAAACATCCAGTTATCGCCCGGCGCGACCAACACGGTCACCGCCGTTCCGCTGATGCTCTGGTTCTGCTGGATGGGACGAATGGCCGAATCCAAAAGACCTTTGCGTCCTTGGGACTCATGCACGGTGGCAACGCCGAAGCGATCCAGTTCGTCGATCAGTGCCGAGTCAGCACGGGGAATATTACGTACCACAATGCCGGTTTTTCCGATCGGTGTGCTCATGCCAGATTCTCCGTCACCCGTGGGAAGAGGCTTTGGTAGCCCTCGGCATATACGATGTTACGGGTAGAGGCGATACCCACATTGCGCTTGGCCTGTACACCGCGTTGCAGGGCGACACGGGTGTAGTATTCCCAGAGATGCTCCTGGCCCGCCATGCACTGGATGGCGGCGTATTTCTTGTCCCAGACCTCGGTGATGTCCAACAGCACATCCGGGCGCCATTCGCATTGCTCGGGCTGATGGGGTTCGAAGCTGTAAACGGGTGGGGCACCCACAATTTTTTCGCCAGGCTTGTAGCCTTCGGCCTGAGCGATGATGCGGGCTTCCTGCGTCAGGTTCATCGCCAGCGGGTGATCGTAGTTGTAGGGGTCTTTGATCGAGTGACTGAGGACGAACTCCGGTTGCACGCGACGAAACACATCGGCCAAACGAAACAGTGTCTCTTTATCGGCGCGCATCGGGTAGTCGCCGATGTCGAAGAATTCCACGCTCGCGCCAAGTATCTCCGCTGCGGCTTCAGCCTCGCTGCGACGCGCGGTTTTGACCTTGTCTTCAGACATCTCGCCTTTGCGCCAGAGCTTGGCCGACTCACCTCTTTCGCCATAGGACAAGCACACGATGTGTACGGCATAACCTTGTTGGGTGTGCAGGGCGATGGCGCCACCTGCGCGCCAGACGAAATCGGCAGAGTGGGCGCTGACGACTAATGCAGTTTTTGTTTTATTGATCATCGAAGGGCTCTTCTTGCGGCTGTTTGATAGCACCCACAGTCGCATTTGAGGGGGAGGTTGAATAATGCGTTCGGCGGCAATAGGTATGCGTTTTACTTATCGGGATGAGTTATGCATGCTGTGCACCCGCTTTCTCGAAAACTCGGCAGGTAGGCATGCACAGTCCTGAGTTGCCCAATTTGATGCAGGTTCGCGCGTTCCTTCGCGTTGTCGAATACGGCAGCGTATCCAAGGCATCTGCCGTGCTATTTCGTGCACAGCCTGTCGTGACACGCGCCATCCTGGCGCTGGAGAAGCGCCTCGGCGTCTTGCTGTTCGAACGCACCGTCAATGGTATGCGTCTGACCAATTACGGAGACCGTGTCATTCCTCGGGCTCGCCGGGCCCTGGAGGAATTGCTAGCCGTTCCGTCTTTGCTGGGGCACTCCGCCGAGCCGCTTTACCTGTTCCAGAACCGCCGCCTGGAAATGTTCGCGAAACTCTGTGAAACCCACCATATGCAAACCACGGCGAGTGCCCTAGGCGTTTCGCAGCCTGCGATCAGTGCCGCTATCAAAGTGCTGGAGCAGGGCAGTGGTGCGGGCCTGTTTGAACGCACGCCCCACGGTTTGCTGCCGACCCGCGCGTGCCTTGCAATGTTGCTGCGAGTGCGGCGAGCACTGAATGAACTGCGTCACATCGATGCGGACATCGCCGCGTTGAGTGGTTCCCTTCAAGGTGCCGTGCACGTGGGGGCCTTGCCGCTCGGGCGCACGGGAATACTGCCAGAAGCCATCGTGCGCCTGACCCTGGAACACCCCCACGT is from Pseudomonas mucidolens and encodes:
- the galB gene encoding 4-oxalmesaconate hydratase, whose product is MINKTKTALVVSAHSADFVWRAGGAIALHTQQGYAVHIVCLSYGERGESAKLWRKGEMSEDKVKTARRSEAEAAAEILGASVEFFDIGDYPMRADKETLFRLADVFRRVQPEFVLSHSIKDPYNYDHPLAMNLTQEARIIAQAEGYKPGEKIVGAPPVYSFEPHQPEQCEWRPDVLLDITEVWDKKYAAIQCMAGQEHLWEYYTRVALQRGVQAKRNVGIASTRNIVYAEGYQSLFPRVTENLA
- a CDS encoding 4-oxalomesaconate tautomerase, which codes for MRQTRIPCLMMRGGTSKGAYFLADDLPPEGKLRDQVLLAVMGSPDARQIDGIGGANSLTSKVAIISRSDRPDADVDYLFAQVSVEHAQVDYGQNCGNILAGVGPFSIERELISADESLTTVRIFMMNTGQIAVANVRTPGRIVEYAGDTRIDGVPGTSAPLIVEFEDIAGSSCGALLPTGNAIDRFDGIEVTCIDNGMPVVLIRATDVGCTGDENPEQLDANMALKALLESIRLQAGPLMNLGDVRDRTVPKMSLIAAPRNGGAIGSRTFIPHRCHTSIGVFGAVSVASACLIQGTVASSLAQVEAGDRVQLSVEHPTGEFTVELRVIDGQLAGCGLVRTARLLFEGNVLIPGDVWQKTVKS
- a CDS encoding 4-carboxy-4-hydroxy-2-oxoadipate aldolase/oxaloacetate decarboxylase — its product is MSTPIGKTGIVVRNIPRADSALIDELDRFGVATVHESQGRKGLLDSAIRPIQQNQSISGTAVTVLVAPGDNWMFHVAVEQCQPDDILVVATSSPCTDGYFGDLLATSLMARGVRALIIDAGVRDTRTLRDMGFKVWSRAVHAQGTVKETLGSVNIPIICAGQLVEPGDVVVADDDGVVIVRREELPGVFETSRKRARIEEQKRVRLASGELGLDIYEMRQKLVDRGLTYYDSLTDLQG
- a CDS encoding LysR family transcriptional regulator; translated protein: MHSPELPNLMQVRAFLRVVEYGSVSKASAVLFRAQPVVTRAILALEKRLGVLLFERTVNGMRLTNYGDRVIPRARRALEELLAVPSLLGHSAEPLYLFQNRRLEMFAKLCETHHMQTTASALGVSQPAISAAIKVLEQGSGAGLFERTPHGLLPTRACLAMLLRVRRALNELRHIDADIAALSGSLQGAVHVGALPLGRTGILPEAIVRLTLEHPHVRVVTNESPFDLLASEMRAGDVDFVLGALRPSVYASDLHSEALLREEMVILVRRDHPWLERTPVYEDLSAARWILPRAGSPARQLLDAFFAHIGIAAPSPVIETGDLAILRGVLLRSDMLAAVSAHQLEHEMVSGELVRLPLSLSHTTRPIGLISRAGAFQSPAAQALMDKIREVVGEAAMRITEST
- a CDS encoding NAD(P)-dependent oxidoreductase; its protein translation is MTTTVSMIGFGEAGAILGEDLAAQGVRIYAYDRLLEDPAKRAALHEKAQRCGVQLCEGAAQATALGEWIISAVTADNALEVALNAAPLMKPGQLFIDINSVAPSTKRAAAKAMELHGVDYIDAAVMAPVPPQRLKTPILLGGQHATLVAERLSGLGMNVRVVANVIGVASAIKMCRSIMIKGLEALTTECLSTARQYHAEGEVLASLHQSFPQMGWDGALPHYLISRVAEHGRRRAEEMKEVAKTARDVDVVPNMSQAIVSAQLGLVDAMLDADIDYSHLEPFDWINLIDTVYGSPIAHESTVREKR